The genomic stretch ACTCACACCTCTCATGTTCAGCGCATCGGTAAACACCAATCCCTCAAAGCCCATGTCCTTCTTGAGCAAGTCATTGACCACGGCAGGGGTGAGCGTGGTCGGCTTGCCGGAAGTGGTACCCAAGCTGGGAATATGCAGGTGGGCGACCATGACACTCATCAGGTTTTCCTTGATCAGCTGACGGTAAGGGTATAAATCAATGTTTTGAATCTGTGATTTGGAATTATTGATCACTGGCGTGGTGTAGTGGGAATCGGAATCAGTGTCTCCATGTCCAGGAAAATGCTTGGCATTGGCCATCACACCGTGGTCTTGAAGCCCTTTCATGTAGGCGACAGCTTTCCTGGCTACCTTTTCCTTTTGCTCTCCAAATGCCCGATAGCCAATAACAGGATTGTTTGGATTGGAATTGACATCCACTACGGGGGCAAAGTTGATGTGCATTCCCAGTTCCTTAAACTGCCTTGCGATCTCGGTACCCATGTCATATATCAGCTGATCATCGCGGATGGCACCCAAGGTCATTTGTTTGGGAAATTGGAGGACACTGTCCAGCCGCATGCTGACGCCCCATTCGGCATCCATGGCGATCATCAGCGGTGTCTTGGTGATGGATTGGTAATAATTGGTCAGGTGCGCCTGCCTCACGGGCCCTCCCTGGAAGAAGATCAATCCGCCCAGTTGCTCTTCCCGGATGAGTTTGGCTATTTTCTGTTTATGGGCTTCTCCACGATTGGAATAAGCCGCCACCATAAACAGCTGCCCCAAGCGCTCCTCAAAGGTCAGGCTGTTGAAGACACTGTCCACCCATTTCTTCTGGGCCACATAATCACGCGTGCGAAGTGGATCGCCCGGATTTTCACTACTTTCCTTGTCAAACCCAAAAGATAGTTGAAAAAAGACCATCCCCCCGATCAGCATCAAGACGAACGGCACCCGCCAAACTTTTTGATTCATCCGATTGTTTAATTTTTATTGCTTAAAATTTAAAATAACTTTGTATAGATTACTTTCAACAGTTTCTTGCAAGTAATCTCCAAATTTACAAATATTCCAGCTTTTCTCTACCATAAATAGCGACAAGCAAAACCAACATTACCATATTTAACGTTATGATAGTGTAAACGAATTCAATTATCAGCATGAAATTTCCATCCATATTTAGAACTGCCCATCCTATGCGCTTTGACATCAAGCCAAGGCACTATGATCCTGTGAAAGAAGAAATCGAACAACGCACATCCAGGATCAAGCGACAGCTGGAAGCTGAGGGCTTGCTCTCTAATGGAAAAGACCAAGATATTGAAGAAGCCTATCGAAGAGCCGAAAGTTCTTCCATTCGAGGCGCCTTTACCCAGGGAAGCCCCATTCGAAACAAGCCTTCTGAACTCTTTTCCAGTGCAGGAATGCTGAGAATGATTATCCTGCTGATTTTAGTTGGTACGATCACCGGTTACTTATACTGGGGAATAGAAGCATTGTACACGCTACTGTATGTTGGAATCGGAATAGCCGTCGTGCTGTTCTTGTTAAGATTGAAAGGCAAAACAAATGAGTGATATTATCCAACTGCTGCCGGATGCTATCGCTAACCAGATTGCCGCCGGTGAAGTAGTGCAACGTCCCTCATCAGCATTAAAGGAACTTTTGGAAAACGCCGTTGATGCGGGAGCCACAGATATTCAAGTATTGGTCAAAGAAGCGGGCAAAATACTTATCCAGGTCATCGACAACGGCAAGGGCATGAGCATCACCGATGCCCGAATGTGCTTTGAGCGTCACGCCACTTCCAAGATCAGAAGTTCTGAGGACCTCTTTGCCATCCGGACCTTTGGCTTTCGAGGGGAGGCCATGGCATCCATCGCAGCGGTGGCCCAAGTGGAACTCAAGACAAGGGCCAAAGGAGAAGAACTGGGCACATTGATCTGTATCGAAGGCTCGGAAGTCAAAAAACAGGAGCCCGTCGTATGTCCTGAGGGCACCTCCATTGCCGTAAAGAACCTTTTCTTCAACGTGCCTGCTCGAAGAAACTTCCTCAAGTCCAACCCCGTGGAAATGAAGCATATCGTCGAGGAATTTCAGCGGGTGGCCCTGGCCAATCCCGAAGTGGGCTTCAGCCTTGTGCATAATGACATGGAGCTGTTTAAGCTCAGTCCTGGAAAACTCAGCCAGCGAATAGTGGGGATATTTGGAAAAAACTACCAAAGCCAACTGGTCGCCTGTGAAGAAGAAACTCCGCATGTCACCATAAAAGGTTATGTGGGCAAACCTGAAAATGCCAAGAAATCGCGCGGAGAGCAATTCTTCTTCGTAAACAATCGCTATATCAAAAGCAATTACCTCAATCATGCGGTTTCTAACGCTTTCGAAGGGCTCATGGCTTCTGACCAGCATCCTTTTTACGTCTTGTTCCTAGCCCTCGACCCTTCGCATATCGATATCAATGTCCATCCCACCAAGACAGAGATCAAATTTGATGATGAACGCACCATCTACTCGGTGGTCAGAGCGGGCGTGAAGCAAGCTTTGGGAGCACATAACGTCGTCCCCATGCTTGATTTTAGCCTGGATGTCAATTTTACCGAAAACTGGAAAAACGACGAAAT from Echinicola soli encodes the following:
- the mutL gene encoding DNA mismatch repair endonuclease MutL → MSDIIQLLPDAIANQIAAGEVVQRPSSALKELLENAVDAGATDIQVLVKEAGKILIQVIDNGKGMSITDARMCFERHATSKIRSSEDLFAIRTFGFRGEAMASIAAVAQVELKTRAKGEELGTLICIEGSEVKKQEPVVCPEGTSIAVKNLFFNVPARRNFLKSNPVEMKHIVEEFQRVALANPEVGFSLVHNDMELFKLSPGKLSQRIVGIFGKNYQSQLVACEEETPHVTIKGYVGKPENAKKSRGEQFFFVNNRYIKSNYLNHAVSNAFEGLMASDQHPFYVLFLALDPSHIDINVHPTKTEIKFDDERTIYSVVRAGVKQALGAHNVVPMLDFSLDVNFTENWKNDEIRKDEVSRENSYKTYSSPTIKKQDTAGWERLFEGEKSDDVRERAMKDTVDDSSELLTFSSRANEEEVESTITPDPVTAVLQPEERNAGTTFQVELNYIVAQLGTGLLLIDQQASHERILYERYIKQLKNTGGASQQCLFPQSLSLSLADYTLAMDLHEELNSLGFVIEEFGKNTLLIKGVPADVQINNEKALFEGLLEQFKHFKSELSLDNKENLARSLAKKSSIKKGTKLKSQEMETLVGQLFACQNPNYGLSGNKTFVKLDLSKIRSFFEK